The Candidatus Polarisedimenticolia bacterium genome window below encodes:
- a CDS encoding isoprenylcysteine carboxylmethyltransferase family protein, whose protein sequence is MSGNDSAARDWITGKIVPLVLWSLLLAAELSALATKTRALLREGAREDLTLEVARHLLTIAFFLLVLAAYVTRMRAVSPAQGFRERVLPMLVFLAGPIGIVVLNRLNAPHRFQAPRTAVALSVAGLALSLWSLLHLRSAFSILAEARRIVHSGPYRFIRHPLYLGEAITMLGLCLGFGTLTAILFWAMVNGFQLVRARIEEEKLARALPEYHSYRQRTRFILPGLY, encoded by the coding sequence ATGAGCGGCAACGATTCGGCTGCGCGCGACTGGATCACCGGGAAGATCGTCCCGCTGGTGCTCTGGAGCCTGCTGCTCGCCGCCGAGCTGTCGGCGCTCGCCACGAAGACGCGGGCCCTCCTGCGCGAGGGCGCGCGTGAGGATCTCACGCTGGAGGTGGCGCGCCACCTCCTCACCATCGCCTTCTTCCTGCTCGTACTGGCGGCCTACGTCACCCGCATGCGGGCGGTCTCCCCGGCGCAGGGGTTCCGCGAGCGGGTGCTTCCCATGCTGGTGTTCCTGGCCGGGCCGATCGGCATCGTCGTCCTGAACCGGCTCAACGCGCCGCACCGGTTCCAGGCGCCGCGCACCGCGGTCGCCCTCTCGGTGGCGGGGCTCGCCTTGAGCCTATGGTCGCTGCTCCACCTGCGCAGCGCCTTCTCGATCCTGGCCGAGGCCCGCCGCATCGTCCATTCGGGGCCGTATCGCTTCATCCGGCACCCTCTCTACCTCGGGGAGGCGATCACCATGCTGGGCCTGTGCCTCGGCTTCGGGACCCTTACCGCGATCCTTTTCTGGGCGATGGTCAACGGCTTCCAGCTGGTGCGGGCCCGCATCGAGGAGGAGAAGCTGGCGCGCGCCCTGCCCGAGTATCACAGCTACCGGCAGCGGACGCGGTTCATCCTTCCCGGGCTGTACTAG
- a CDS encoding succinate dehydrogenase: MTLVSPSNSRFFWLRLHSLSGIIPVGVFVLLHLYTNSFSQKGPEAFDTRLRTMNNLPFMTAFEVLFIYLPILFHAGLGIWITFRGRQNLPAYPLFGNLRYLLQRLSGIGVLLFVGAHVYKTRIEPWIGGFPMNFEHMHEAMTEPITVAVYALGLLGTAYHLANGVWTFSITWGLTTTPASQRRLSAATMILFVVLFLVGINNMLGFLGKGWNL; this comes from the coding sequence ATGACGCTCGTTTCTCCCTCGAATAGCCGCTTCTTCTGGCTGCGCCTGCACTCGCTTTCGGGAATCATCCCCGTGGGAGTGTTCGTGCTGCTGCACCTCTATACGAACTCCTTCTCCCAGAAGGGGCCGGAGGCCTTCGACACCCGCCTGCGGACCATGAACAATCTTCCCTTCATGACCGCCTTCGAGGTCCTTTTCATCTACCTGCCGATCCTGTTCCACGCGGGATTGGGGATCTGGATTACCTTCCGCGGCAGGCAGAACCTGCCCGCCTACCCGCTGTTCGGCAATCTGCGCTACCTGCTGCAGCGTCTCTCCGGGATCGGGGTGCTGCTGTTCGTGGGGGCGCACGTCTACAAGACCCGGATCGAGCCCTGGATCGGCGGCTTCCCGATGAACTTCGAGCACATGCACGAGGCGATGACGGAGCCGATCACCGTCGCGGTCTATGCCCTGGGGCTGCTCGGCACCGCCTATCACCTGGCGAACGGCGTCTGGACCTTTTCCATCACCTGGGGGCTGACCACCACCCCCGCCTCCCAGCGCCGGCTCAGCGCCGCCACCATGATCCTTTTCGTGGTGCTCTTCCTGGTCGGGATCAACAACATGCTCGGGTTTCTGGGCAAGGGCTGGAACCTCTGA
- a CDS encoding bifunctional riboflavin kinase/FAD synthetase, which produces MTVYESAELSGAALQRPVVTLGNFDGVHRGHQAILRHTLEHSRRTGLPALCATFRPHPLKVIRPQSAPPLLTDHEEKMRRIEALGFRHALVIAFTPAFAQIPADTFVRETLHQSLHAAAVFVGNNFNFGRGREGNVELLRQLGRELGIEVPPTEDCLVLGSPVSSSRIRRALLSGEVELARELLGRPFAIHGIVVRGEARGASLGFRTANLRARSEILPADGVYVTLAKTGEREHPSVTNVGSRPTFPDAAFAVETHLLDAAFDLYDAPLEIRFLARLRPELKFDNPEQLTRQIAADVERARRYFHDVAPVVPR; this is translated from the coding sequence TTGACCGTCTACGAATCGGCGGAGCTGTCCGGCGCGGCCTTGCAGCGCCCGGTGGTGACGCTGGGAAACTTCGACGGCGTACACCGCGGACACCAGGCGATCCTGCGGCACACGCTCGAGCATTCCCGACGCACGGGACTTCCGGCGCTGTGCGCCACTTTCCGTCCCCATCCTCTCAAGGTCATTCGTCCCCAATCGGCTCCGCCCCTGCTCACCGATCATGAGGAGAAGATGCGGCGCATCGAAGCCCTCGGCTTCCGGCACGCCCTGGTGATCGCCTTCACTCCCGCCTTCGCGCAGATTCCGGCCGACACCTTCGTGCGCGAGACGCTGCACCAGTCCCTCCACGCCGCCGCCGTTTTCGTCGGCAACAACTTCAACTTCGGCCGCGGACGGGAAGGAAACGTCGAGCTGCTGCGGCAGCTCGGACGGGAGCTGGGGATCGAGGTGCCTCCGACGGAGGATTGCCTGGTCCTGGGGAGCCCGGTCAGCTCGAGCCGCATCCGGCGGGCATTGCTCTCCGGGGAGGTGGAGCTGGCGCGCGAGCTGCTCGGGCGCCCGTTTGCGATCCACGGAATCGTGGTGCGCGGCGAGGCGCGCGGGGCATCGCTCGGCTTCCGCACCGCCAACCTGCGCGCCCGCTCGGAAATCCTGCCGGCCGACGGTGTCTACGTGACGCTGGCCAAAACCGGCGAGCGGGAGCACCCCTCGGTGACCAACGTCGGAAGCCGCCCGACGTTTCCCGACGCGGCCTTCGCCGTCGAGACCCATCTCCTGGATGCGGCATTCGATCTCTACGATGCGCCGCTCGAGATCCGCTTCCTGGCGCGGCTCCGCCCCGAGCTGAAGTTCGACAACCCGGAACAGCTTACGCGACAGATCGCCGCCGACGTCGAGCGGGCCCGCCGCTACTTCCACGACGTCGCTCCGGTGGTCCCGCGGTGA
- the rimO gene encoding 30S ribosomal protein S12 methylthiotransferase RimO: protein MRSHPAPLRVGFVSLGCPKNLVDTEIMLGSLRRDGCELSADPADSDVIVVNTCGFIEPAKRESIETILEMAEHKKTGRCRRLVVAGCLVQRYHQQLRREIPEIDAFVSLDGLEGIVDAVRADLKHAAADPATAISGAARALYDHRHARVLATLPHLAYLKISEGCDHPCAFCAIPSMRGAMRSRPIASLVAEAADLAARGVKELVLIAQDSTDYGRDLGEGADLPALLRALEPVDGLEWIRIHYAYPNRVTPALLRTMAGSAKICRYLDVPLQHSDPGVLKAMKRGGGRHIFTGLLEEIRAAMPDCAVRTTFIVGFPGESEAAFDGLLDFVRESRFDHLGVFPYSHEEGTAAFDLADDVPQEIKDDRRRRLMETQASIAQENNLRLVGKTVAVRVDRPDPGGSFLAGRMASQAPDVDSRVLIAGTGVEPGRLVDVRIEAAHPYDLVGSLLS, encoded by the coding sequence GTGAGGTCCCATCCCGCCCCGCTGCGCGTCGGCTTCGTCTCCCTGGGCTGTCCCAAGAACCTGGTGGACACCGAGATCATGCTCGGGAGCCTGCGCCGGGACGGCTGCGAGCTAAGCGCCGATCCGGCGGATAGCGACGTCATCGTCGTCAACACCTGCGGCTTCATCGAGCCGGCCAAGCGCGAGTCGATCGAGACGATCCTGGAGATGGCGGAGCACAAGAAAACCGGACGCTGCCGCCGCCTGGTGGTGGCCGGCTGCCTGGTGCAGCGCTATCACCAGCAGCTGCGCCGCGAGATCCCGGAGATCGACGCCTTCGTCTCGCTCGACGGGCTCGAAGGGATCGTCGACGCGGTGCGCGCCGACTTGAAGCACGCGGCGGCCGATCCGGCGACCGCGATTTCGGGCGCCGCGCGCGCCCTCTACGATCACCGCCATGCCCGCGTCCTGGCGACCCTGCCGCATCTCGCCTATCTCAAGATCTCGGAAGGCTGCGACCACCCGTGCGCCTTCTGCGCTATCCCCTCGATGCGCGGGGCGATGCGCTCGCGGCCGATCGCATCGCTGGTCGCGGAGGCCGCGGACCTCGCCGCGCGAGGGGTCAAGGAGCTGGTGCTCATCGCGCAGGACTCCACCGATTACGGGCGCGACCTCGGCGAGGGCGCCGACCTGCCGGCGCTGCTGCGCGCCCTGGAGCCGGTGGACGGGCTCGAATGGATCCGCATCCATTACGCTTACCCCAATCGCGTCACGCCCGCCCTGCTGCGGACCATGGCGGGAAGCGCCAAGATCTGCCGCTACCTCGACGTGCCGCTGCAGCACTCCGACCCCGGGGTCCTGAAGGCGATGAAGCGAGGCGGCGGGCGGCACATCTTCACCGGACTGCTGGAGGAGATCCGCGCCGCCATGCCCGACTGCGCGGTGCGCACCACCTTCATCGTCGGCTTTCCGGGCGAGTCCGAGGCCGCCTTCGACGGCCTGCTGGACTTCGTGCGTGAGTCGCGCTTCGATCACCTGGGGGTCTTCCCCTACTCGCACGAGGAAGGCACCGCGGCCTTCGATCTCGCCGACGACGTGCCCCAGGAAATCAAGGACGATCGCAGGCGCCGCCTCATGGAGACGCAGGCCTCCATCGCGCAGGAGAACAACCTTCGCCTGGTCGGAAAGACGGTCGCGGTACGCGTGGACCGCCCCGATCCGGGCGGTTCCTTCCTCGCGGGCCGGATGGCCTCGCAGGCGCCCGACGTCGATTCCCGCGTCCTGATCGCCGGGACCGGAGTGGAGCCGGGCCGCCTGGTGGATGTCCGGATCGAAGCGGCCCATCCTTACGATCTTGTGGGCTCCCTCCTCTCCTGA
- the asnS gene encoding asparagine--tRNA ligase, with product MPEAPVVAIRDLGRHEGGEVRIRGWLYARRESGKIRFLVLRDGTGYLQCVAFAKEVPPEVFALCGSLGQESSLAVRGTIRKEPRAPGGYEMGLAAVEPIHAAHDYPITPKDHGPEFLLDHRHLWLRSSRPHALLRIRNEVCQGCRDFFYERGFTLIDSPVFTPAACEGTSTLFETDYFGEKAYLTQSGQLYLEPACMAFGKVYCFGPTFRAEKSKTRRHLTEFWMIEPEVAFAELPDILDLAEDLVTALVARVLDRNREDLKILERDVAHLEKVVKPFPRMTYDQASEELLKPEVAARAAEQGAPAFQKGSDFGGFDETVLTESRDRPVMVTHYPADIKAFYMQPDPADPTRALCVDVLAPEGYGEIIGGSQRIHDHDLLLERIRQHQLPEEAFKWYLEIRKYGTVPHAGFGMGIERVVSWLGGVRHLREAIPYPRMLHRLYP from the coding sequence GTGCCTGAGGCGCCGGTCGTCGCCATCCGGGACCTCGGGCGCCACGAAGGCGGCGAGGTTCGCATCCGCGGCTGGCTGTACGCGCGCCGCGAGTCGGGGAAGATCCGCTTCCTGGTGCTGCGCGACGGCACCGGATATCTGCAGTGCGTCGCCTTCGCCAAGGAGGTCCCCCCCGAGGTCTTCGCCCTGTGTGGCAGCCTCGGGCAGGAATCTTCGCTGGCCGTGCGCGGCACCATCCGCAAGGAGCCGCGCGCACCGGGCGGCTACGAGATGGGCCTCGCCGCGGTCGAGCCGATCCATGCGGCGCATGACTATCCGATCACCCCCAAGGACCATGGCCCCGAGTTCCTCCTGGATCATCGCCATCTCTGGCTGCGCTCCTCGCGCCCGCACGCCCTGCTGCGCATTCGCAACGAGGTCTGCCAGGGCTGCCGCGACTTCTTCTACGAGCGCGGCTTCACCTTGATCGATTCCCCCGTGTTCACCCCCGCGGCGTGCGAGGGGACTTCGACCCTCTTCGAGACCGACTATTTCGGCGAGAAGGCCTACCTGACGCAGAGCGGCCAGCTCTATCTCGAGCCGGCCTGCATGGCCTTCGGCAAGGTCTACTGCTTCGGTCCCACCTTCCGCGCCGAGAAATCCAAGACGCGGCGGCATCTGACGGAATTCTGGATGATCGAGCCGGAGGTGGCCTTCGCCGAGCTGCCGGACATCCTGGATCTGGCGGAGGACCTCGTCACGGCGCTGGTGGCGCGTGTGCTGGACCGCAACCGCGAGGACCTCAAGATCCTCGAGCGCGACGTCGCGCACCTGGAGAAGGTGGTGAAGCCGTTCCCACGCATGACCTACGACCAGGCCTCGGAGGAGCTGCTCAAGCCGGAGGTCGCCGCCCGGGCGGCGGAGCAGGGAGCTCCGGCCTTCCAGAAAGGGAGCGATTTCGGCGGGTTCGACGAGACGGTCCTCACCGAGAGCCGCGATCGGCCGGTCATGGTGACCCACTATCCGGCCGACATCAAGGCCTTCTACATGCAGCCCGATCCCGCCGACCCGACCCGCGCGCTGTGCGTCGACGTTTTGGCCCCCGAGGGATACGGCGAGATCATCGGCGGCAGTCAGCGCATTCACGACCACGACCTGCTGCTCGAGCGAATCCGGCAGCACCAGCTGCCGGAAGAGGCGTTCAAGTGGTACCTCGAGATTCGCAAGTACGGCACCGTCCCGCACGCCGGCTTCGGCATGGGCATCGAGCGCGTCGTCTCCTGGCTGGGGGGCGTGCGGCACCTGCGCGAGGCCATCCCCTATCCGCGCATGCTCCATCGTCTCTATCCGTGA
- the fusA gene encoding elongation factor G produces MKVFDVSDIRNVGVIGHGAAGKTSLASALLFDSGAVSRLGKVEQGNTVTDYDDEEIHRKVSISPSLAFFEWNKKKINLIDTPGYGTFIAGSKAALRVADAAVAVVCGVAGVEVQTEKAWSFAEEFGLPRLLFINKLDRERSSHARALESIQSRFGRTAVPVQLPIGSEKDFRGVVDLLEMKAILWAKDESGKFETADVPADLSEEAAATREKLLEMVAETDEKLMERFFEAGDLPEAELRAGLAAAVKSGKIYPVLCGSALFNIGAQKLMDAMVELLPSPAERGEAAGVDPKNQQEARRRPVPEEPYSAFVFKTIADPFSGRISLFRVYSGVLRSDSAVHNVTRNASERFGSISLMQGKELIHVPEVKAGDIAAIPKLKETHTGDTLADKAHPIAFPAVSFPEPSISFAIEPKSRGDEEKISNALQRLSDEDPTIKVSRDPRTHEMLISGTGELHVEVAVAKMKKKFGVEAILHPPKVPYLETIKAKSEGHGRHKKQTGGHGQFADCKIRMEPLARGSGFEFVDEIFGGSIPQNFRPAVEKGIQESRLRGYLAGFTVVDFRVILHDGAYHTVDSSEMAFKIAGHLAFKAAMEHARPTLLEPIMTVSVETPEELMGDIMGDLNSRRGRVQGMDTQGHTQIIKAQVPMAEMLAYSNTLKSITGGRGSYHMELSHYEEVPSQLQTKIIAEHKPHKTEDEEGA; encoded by the coding sequence ATGAAAGTCTTCGACGTCTCGGACATTCGCAACGTGGGGGTCATCGGCCATGGGGCTGCAGGCAAGACCTCCCTGGCCTCGGCCCTGCTCTTCGATTCGGGAGCGGTGAGCCGGCTGGGGAAGGTCGAGCAGGGCAACACCGTCACCGATTACGACGACGAGGAAATCCATCGCAAAGTCTCCATCTCCCCCAGCCTCGCCTTCTTCGAATGGAACAAGAAGAAAATCAATCTCATCGACACGCCGGGCTACGGCACCTTCATCGCCGGCTCCAAGGCCGCGCTGCGGGTCGCCGACGCCGCGGTCGCGGTGGTCTGCGGCGTCGCCGGTGTGGAAGTCCAGACGGAGAAGGCCTGGTCGTTCGCCGAGGAGTTCGGGCTGCCGCGCCTGCTGTTCATCAACAAGCTGGATCGCGAGCGCTCCAGCCACGCGCGCGCCCTCGAGTCGATCCAGAGCCGCTTCGGGCGCACCGCCGTGCCGGTCCAGCTCCCGATCGGCTCGGAGAAGGACTTCCGCGGCGTCGTCGATCTCCTGGAGATGAAGGCCATCCTCTGGGCGAAGGACGAGAGCGGCAAGTTCGAGACCGCCGATGTCCCGGCCGATCTGTCGGAGGAGGCGGCCGCGACCCGCGAGAAGCTCCTGGAGATGGTGGCCGAGACCGACGAGAAGCTGATGGAGCGCTTCTTCGAGGCGGGCGATCTTCCGGAAGCCGAGCTGCGCGCCGGTCTCGCGGCGGCGGTGAAGTCCGGCAAGATCTACCCGGTGCTGTGCGGCTCCGCACTGTTCAACATCGGGGCACAGAAGCTCATGGACGCCATGGTCGAGCTCCTCCCCTCCCCGGCCGAGCGCGGCGAGGCCGCGGGGGTCGATCCCAAGAACCAGCAGGAGGCGCGCCGGCGGCCGGTGCCGGAGGAGCCCTATTCCGCCTTCGTGTTCAAGACGATCGCCGATCCCTTCTCGGGACGCATCAGCCTGTTCCGTGTCTACAGCGGCGTCCTCAGGTCCGACTCGGCGGTGCACAACGTCACGCGCAACGCCTCCGAGAGGTTCGGCTCCATCTCCCTCATGCAGGGGAAGGAGCTGATCCACGTGCCCGAGGTGAAGGCCGGCGACATCGCGGCGATCCCGAAGCTGAAGGAGACGCACACCGGCGACACACTCGCCGACAAGGCGCACCCGATCGCCTTCCCGGCGGTGAGCTTCCCGGAGCCGTCGATCTCCTTCGCCATCGAGCCCAAGAGCCGGGGTGACGAGGAGAAGATCTCCAACGCCCTGCAGCGCCTCTCGGACGAGGACCCCACCATCAAGGTGAGCCGCGACCCGCGCACGCACGAGATGCTCATCAGCGGGACCGGCGAGCTGCACGTCGAGGTGGCGGTGGCCAAGATGAAGAAGAAATTCGGAGTCGAAGCGATCCTGCACCCTCCCAAGGTCCCCTACCTGGAGACCATCAAGGCCAAATCCGAAGGCCACGGGCGCCACAAGAAGCAGACCGGCGGCCATGGGCAGTTCGCCGACTGCAAGATCCGCATGGAGCCGCTGGCACGCGGCTCCGGCTTCGAGTTCGTGGACGAGATCTTCGGCGGATCGATCCCGCAGAACTTCCGTCCCGCGGTGGAGAAAGGAATCCAGGAGTCTCGCCTGCGCGGCTACCTCGCCGGCTTTACGGTGGTGGACTTCCGCGTCATCCTGCACGACGGCGCCTACCACACGGTGGACTCCTCCGAAATGGCCTTCAAGATCGCCGGGCATCTGGCGTTCAAGGCGGCCATGGAGCATGCCCGGCCCACGCTGCTGGAGCCGATCATGACCGTCTCGGTCGAGACGCCCGAGGAGCTGATGGGCGACATCATGGGCGACCTCAACAGCCGCCGCGGGCGAGTGCAGGGGATGGACACGCAGGGGCACACGCAGATCATCAAGGCTCAGGTCCCGATGGCGGAGATGCTGGCCTACTCCAACACCCTGAAGTCGATTACGGGGGGACGCGGCTCGTACCACATGGAGCTGTCGCACTACGAAGAGGTTCCCTCGCAGCTCCAGACCAAGATCATCGCCGAGCACAAGCCCCACAAGACCGAGGACGAGGAAGGTGCCTGA
- a CDS encoding protein kinase encodes MEPVPGSTVSHYKILRKLGAGGMGVVYEAEDGRLGRRVAVKFLSEEMERDPTLLERFQREARAASSLNHPGICTVHSIEEHERRHFIVMELLEGQTLSQKMGRNSFPIGEILDLGIQIADALESAHSKGIVHRDLKPANLVMTARGQVKVLDFGLAKIEGVRQGTDRDSSQADTVMGASPLTTAGAVLGTVFYMSPEQARGQLTDPRTDLFSLGAVLYQMATGALPFPGDTQPVVFEAILNRAPKPLAEANPAMPGELGRILEKALEKDRNLRYQTATELKTDLLRLKRDLDSGQRRGLSDSKGGAEKPSEKSIAVLYFENLSGVKEDEYLRDGITEDIITELSKIRGMKVFSRPTVLVYRDKSVTPSQIGQQLGAAAVLTGSLRRAGTRLRITTQLIDTHTDFPLWSERYDREMKDVFEVQDEIAQKIAAALRIQLSPQEQEALAAKPTDNLQAYDLYLRGRSYARRLTRQDLEFALQMFENAVTQDPNFALAFAAIANVCAYYHAHYAREDVWIHRARGAAERAMALQPDVPEVMVAQAWILYAKGQYDEMTAIVRNVIARKRDCEGAYYLLLRGLYASGKYQEVANVADEAIESSGTDYNVYVPIMNSLGALGKDEALRNIRHRAIQAMEGHLRQVPEDARARILLANNYAVEGRHDDAMREANLAMLLRPNEAMVHYNVACVFCSMNKKAEAMDALSKAWRNGFKDANWARRDPDLNLLHGDSEFERLYPESAAQPD; translated from the coding sequence ATGGAGCCCGTCCCCGGGAGCACCGTCTCCCATTACAAGATCCTGCGAAAGCTCGGCGCCGGCGGCATGGGAGTGGTCTACGAGGCCGAGGACGGGCGGCTGGGGCGCCGGGTCGCCGTGAAGTTCCTCTCCGAGGAGATGGAGCGCGATCCGACGCTGCTCGAGCGCTTCCAGCGCGAGGCACGCGCCGCCTCCTCCCTCAACCATCCCGGCATCTGCACCGTGCACTCCATCGAGGAGCACGAGCGGCGCCATTTCATCGTGATGGAGCTGCTCGAAGGCCAGACCCTGTCCCAGAAGATGGGCCGGAACAGTTTTCCAATCGGCGAGATCCTGGATCTCGGGATCCAGATTGCCGACGCGCTGGAATCCGCCCACTCCAAGGGGATCGTGCACCGCGATCTGAAGCCGGCGAACCTGGTGATGACCGCCCGGGGGCAGGTGAAGGTCCTCGACTTCGGGCTGGCCAAGATCGAGGGTGTTCGTCAGGGGACCGACCGCGACAGCTCTCAGGCCGACACGGTCATGGGGGCCTCCCCGCTGACCACGGCGGGCGCCGTCCTCGGGACCGTTTTCTATATGTCCCCGGAGCAGGCGCGCGGGCAGCTCACCGATCCGCGCACCGACCTGTTCTCGCTGGGCGCCGTCCTCTACCAGATGGCCACCGGGGCCCTCCCTTTCCCGGGCGACACGCAGCCGGTGGTCTTCGAGGCGATCCTGAACCGCGCCCCGAAGCCGCTCGCCGAGGCCAACCCGGCCATGCCGGGCGAGCTGGGCAGGATCCTGGAGAAGGCGCTCGAGAAGGATCGCAACCTGCGCTACCAGACCGCCACCGAGCTGAAGACCGACCTGCTGCGCCTGAAGCGCGACCTCGATTCCGGCCAGCGGCGCGGCCTGTCCGACTCCAAGGGCGGCGCCGAGAAGCCCTCCGAGAAGTCGATCGCCGTCCTCTATTTCGAGAACCTGAGCGGCGTGAAGGAGGACGAGTACCTGCGCGACGGCATCACCGAGGACATCATCACCGAGCTGTCCAAGATCCGGGGGATGAAGGTCTTCTCGCGCCCCACCGTCCTGGTCTACCGCGACAAGAGCGTCACTCCCTCCCAGATCGGCCAGCAGCTCGGCGCCGCAGCGGTCCTGACCGGAAGCCTGCGGCGGGCCGGCACCCGGCTGCGCATCACGACGCAGCTGATCGACACGCACACCGACTTCCCGCTCTGGTCGGAGCGCTACGACCGCGAGATGAAAGACGTCTTCGAAGTGCAGGACGAGATCGCCCAGAAGATCGCCGCGGCGCTGCGCATCCAGCTGTCGCCCCAGGAGCAGGAGGCGCTCGCCGCCAAGCCCACCGACAACCTGCAGGCTTACGACCTCTACCTGCGGGGCCGGAGCTACGCGCGCCGCCTGACGCGCCAGGACCTGGAGTTCGCCCTGCAGATGTTCGAGAACGCCGTGACCCAGGACCCCAACTTCGCCCTCGCCTTCGCCGCCATCGCCAACGTCTGCGCCTACTACCACGCCCACTACGCCCGCGAGGACGTCTGGATCCACCGCGCCCGGGGCGCCGCGGAGCGCGCCATGGCGCTGCAGCCCGACGTCCCCGAGGTGATGGTGGCCCAGGCCTGGATCCTCTACGCCAAGGGGCAGTACGACGAGATGACGGCCATCGTGCGCAACGTAATCGCGCGCAAGCGCGACTGCGAAGGGGCCTATTACCTGCTGCTCCGCGGGCTGTACGCGTCGGGGAAGTACCAGGAGGTGGCCAACGTGGCCGACGAGGCAATCGAGTCGAGTGGCACCGATTACAACGTCTACGTGCCGATCATGAATTCGCTCGGGGCCCTCGGGAAGGACGAGGCCCTCCGCAACATCCGGCATCGGGCGATTCAGGCGATGGAAGGGCATCTCCGCCAGGTCCCCGAGGACGCCCGGGCTCGGATTCTCCTGGCGAACAATTACGCCGTCGAGGGTCGTCACGACGACGCGATGCGCGAGGCAAACCTGGCCATGCTCCTGCGGCCGAACGAGGCGATGGTGCATTACAACGTCGCCTGCGTGTTCTGCTCGATGAACAAGAAAGCCGAGGCAATGGACGCTCTGAGCAAGGCCTGGCGCAACGGCTTCAAGGACGCGAACTGGGCGCGTCGGGATCCCGACCTGAACCTGCTGCACGGGGACTCGGAGTTCGAGAGACTCTATCCGGAGAGTGCCGCGCAGCCCGATTGA
- a CDS encoding deoxyribonuclease IV has protein sequence MSERRARVPKRHHAARVRLGAHISIAGGIDKSVPTAHDVGCEVLQVFVKSSNQWRAAPFRDGETRRFRDNLTATGLGPVVAHDSYLINMCSPDEALWARSRDAFLVELDRCEALGIGFLVTHPGAHTGSGEAAGLDRLVRALDEVHAARPRQEVMVLLETTAGQGSSLGHRFEQLAAVRRRVAQPRRVGVCLDTCHVFAAGYDLRTPAAYRETLQRFDETVGLDALRAIHLNDSKRELGSRVDRHEAIGAGRLGLRAFDLLLNDPRLKEVPMILETPKGKDYAEDRVNLARLRSLLP, from the coding sequence GTGAGCGAGAGGAGAGCCAGGGTCCCGAAGCGGCACCACGCGGCGCGCGTGCGTCTGGGAGCCCATATCTCCATCGCCGGCGGGATCGACAAGTCAGTTCCCACGGCCCATGATGTGGGATGCGAGGTCCTTCAGGTCTTCGTGAAGAGCAGCAACCAGTGGAGGGCGGCGCCCTTCCGCGACGGCGAGACGCGCCGTTTCCGCGACAACCTGACCGCCACCGGGTTGGGTCCCGTGGTGGCGCACGATTCCTACCTGATCAATATGTGCTCCCCGGACGAGGCGCTGTGGGCCCGCTCGCGCGACGCCTTCCTGGTGGAGCTGGACCGCTGCGAGGCGCTGGGAATCGGCTTCCTGGTGACGCACCCGGGCGCGCACACCGGCTCGGGGGAGGCGGCGGGGCTGGACCGGCTGGTGCGCGCCCTCGACGAGGTCCACGCCGCGCGTCCCCGTCAGGAGGTGATGGTCCTCCTGGAAACCACCGCGGGCCAGGGCTCCTCGCTGGGGCACCGCTTCGAGCAGCTCGCCGCCGTCCGCCGGCGCGTGGCGCAGCCGAGGCGCGTGGGGGTCTGCCTCGACACCTGCCACGTCTTCGCCGCCGGCTACGATCTCAGGACCCCGGCGGCCTACCGCGAGACCCTGCAGCGCTTCGACGAGACGGTGGGACTGGACGCCCTGCGCGCCATCCATCTGAACGACTCCAAGAGGGAGCTCGGATCGCGCGTCGATCGACACGAGGCGATCGGCGCGGGGCGGCTCGGCCTGCGCGCCTTCGATCTCCTGCTGAACGATCCCCGGCTGAAGGAGGTTCCGATGATCCTCGAGACTCCCAAGGGGAAGGACTACGCCGAGGACCGCGTCAACCTCGCGCGGTTGCGGAGCCTCCTGCCTTGA
- a CDS encoding radical SAM protein: MSSPGATLQITEIFHSIQGESTQTGRACTFVRLTGCNLRCVWCDTAYAFEGGESMSIEAIAERVASYGTDLVLLTGGEPLAQDGVHLLISRLLEQGREVMIETGGSLDIARLDRRVRVVLDVKCPGSGMEPKNRWENLEHLKPTDEIKFVLNDRRDYEYARDLIRRRDLAGRATLLLSPVHGVLAPRDLAEWILSDRLPARLQLQIHKMIWAPDARGV, translated from the coding sequence TTGAGCTCTCCCGGCGCCACCCTCCAGATCACGGAGATCTTCCACAGCATCCAGGGGGAATCGACCCAGACCGGCCGGGCATGCACCTTCGTCCGTTTGACAGGGTGCAACCTGCGCTGCGTCTGGTGCGACACCGCCTACGCCTTCGAAGGAGGCGAGTCGATGTCCATCGAGGCGATCGCGGAGCGCGTGGCCTCCTACGGGACCGACCTGGTCCTGCTCACCGGCGGCGAGCCGCTGGCGCAAGACGGGGTGCACCTTCTCATTTCCCGGCTCCTGGAGCAGGGGCGCGAGGTGATGATCGAGACGGGAGGGAGCCTCGATATCGCGCGGCTCGACCGACGCGTGCGCGTGGTGCTGGACGTGAAGTGCCCCGGAAGCGGCATGGAGCCGAAGAACCGCTGGGAGAACCTGGAGCATCTCAAGCCGACCGATGAGATCAAGTTCGTCCTCAACGACCGGCGCGACTACGAATATGCTCGTGACCTGATCCGGCGCCGGGATCTGGCCGGGCGTGCCACCCTGCTGCTCTCTCCGGTCCACGGCGTGCTGGCGCCGCGCGACCTGGCGGAATGGATCCTCTCCGACCGTCTGCCGGCGCGCCTGCAGCTGCAGATTCACAAGATGATCTGGGCGCCCGACGCGCGAGGCGTGTGA